In a genomic window of Flavobacterium lipolyticum:
- the wrbA gene encoding NAD(P)H:quinone oxidoreductase, whose amino-acid sequence MKKQLLLLLTALFIGFGSNAQVKSAETNVLVLIYSQNGGTYKMAKSIAEGIQEYPNAKAIIKRIPSINSKEKLNADVEKLPIATIDELANYDGIAFGSPVHFANISADMSYFFGQSIPLWTSRALEGKPTTVFMSAGSGAGKEAAILSFWNILASHGMVIVPTGIMGTATLDKTIPQGNTPFGATSLAGSVGTRPSAGELNLAKEQGKALARAAFGLKNTETIKAAKTTSIEAKSDINKTLRDNNITLPEAPKPVGNYVPFTISDHKVYINQVALKDGKILNPGKVGATVTDDQAKEATYQTMLNVIAVLKEACGGDLNKVKQCVQLTGYFNTIPEYTQHAALMNSASNLTALVFGEKGKHARATIGAASLPINSAVEIQAIFEIE is encoded by the coding sequence ATGAAAAAGCAACTACTGCTATTATTAACAGCTCTTTTTATAGGTTTTGGTTCAAATGCGCAAGTAAAATCAGCTGAAACCAATGTGCTGGTTTTGATCTATTCTCAAAACGGCGGAACTTATAAAATGGCCAAATCTATTGCCGAAGGAATTCAGGAATATCCCAATGCAAAAGCAATCATAAAACGTATTCCTTCGATCAATTCAAAAGAAAAACTGAATGCTGATGTAGAAAAATTACCCATTGCAACTATCGACGAATTGGCCAATTATGACGGAATCGCATTTGGAAGTCCTGTTCACTTTGCAAATATTAGTGCCGATATGAGTTACTTCTTCGGCCAGAGTATTCCGCTTTGGACTTCAAGAGCTCTGGAAGGAAAACCAACTACTGTGTTTATGTCGGCAGGATCGGGAGCCGGAAAAGAGGCTGCGATTTTATCGTTCTGGAACATCCTAGCCTCACATGGAATGGTAATCGTACCTACGGGAATCATGGGAACAGCAACTTTAGATAAAACGATTCCTCAGGGAAATACTCCGTTTGGAGCTACTTCATTGGCAGGATCTGTCGGAACGAGACCTTCTGCAGGCGAATTGAATTTGGCCAAAGAACAAGGAAAAGCTTTGGCGAGAGCAGCCTTCGGTTTGAAAAATACTGAAACGATTAAAGCCGCAAAAACAACTTCGATTGAGGCTAAAAGCGATATCAACAAAACCTTAAGAGACAATAACATTACGCTTCCTGAAGCTCCTAAACCGGTTGGGAATTATGTTCCGTTTACGATTTCAGATCATAAAGTATACATTAATCAGGTGGCTTTAAAAGACGGAAAGATTCTGAATCCCGGTAAAGTTGGCGCAACGGTTACGGATGATCAGGCCAAAGAAGCTACGTATCAAACGATGCTAAATGTAATTGCGGTACTAAAAGAAGCCTGCGGAGGAGATTTAAATAAAGTAAAACAATGTGTACAGTTAACAGGATATTTTAATACCATTCCGGAATATACGCAACATGCAGCCCTTATGAATTCGGCTTCAAATTTAACGGCTTTGGTTTTTGGAGAAAAAGGAAAACATGCCAGAGCGACCATTGGTGCTGCTTCGTTACCGATTAATTCGGCTGTAGAAATTCAGGCGATTTTTGAAATTGAATAA
- a CDS encoding NAD(P)H-binding protein, which translates to MKKAILYGASGLVGSYILDNLLNNNNYEQVIIVVRKDLNIQHPKLKTLIGDFNSLSKVVKDIQADEVFIALGTTQKKTPDKKLYYQIDHDYPILATKLAKENGAKAVFLVSALGANAKSSIFYTKLKGETEEGIISLNLEHTCIFRPSMILGDRKESRPMEKVFIGIFKWINPIFMGSLSKYKGIEAEDIAKAMVKSAEQLDQKVRIVHWDEMTTLLK; encoded by the coding sequence ATGAAAAAAGCAATTCTGTACGGAGCAAGCGGGCTAGTAGGTTCCTATATTCTCGACAATTTATTAAACAACAATAACTACGAACAAGTAATAATTGTAGTAAGGAAGGATCTAAATATCCAGCATCCCAAATTAAAAACACTGATAGGTGATTTTAACTCCTTATCCAAAGTGGTGAAGGACATTCAAGCCGATGAAGTTTTTATCGCTCTGGGTACTACACAGAAGAAAACACCAGACAAAAAGTTATACTATCAAATCGATCACGATTACCCAATTTTGGCAACAAAACTGGCGAAAGAAAATGGAGCAAAAGCGGTTTTTTTGGTTTCGGCTCTTGGTGCCAATGCGAAATCGTCGATATTTTACACCAAGTTAAAAGGAGAAACCGAAGAAGGGATCATCAGTCTGAATTTAGAACATACTTGTATCTTTCGTCCGTCGATGATTTTAGGAGACCGAAAAGAAAGCCGACCGATGGAAAAAGTATTCATCGGAATATTCAAATGGATCAACCCAATATTTATGGGGAGCCTAAGTAAATACAAAGGAATAGAGGCTGAAGATATCGCCAAAGCAATGGTAAAAAGCGCAGAGCAATTGGATCAGAAAGTAAGAATAGTACACTGGGATGAAATGACGACTTTACTAAAATAA
- a CDS encoding HPF/RaiA family ribosome-associated protein — translation MKIQINTDKNIEGHERLEAYFSGELEKGLKRFEDKITRVEVHFGDENGEKFSLHDKKCVIEVRTAKLQPVTVTDHADTLEKAFIGALAKAKKSLTTTFEKMKAY, via the coding sequence ATGAAAATTCAGATCAATACCGACAAGAACATCGAAGGACACGAAAGATTAGAAGCTTATTTCTCTGGTGAATTAGAAAAAGGCTTGAAGCGTTTTGAAGATAAAATTACCCGCGTTGAAGTTCATTTTGGAGACGAAAACGGGGAGAAATTTAGTCTGCACGACAAAAAATGTGTGATTGAAGTTCGTACTGCAAAATTACAACCAGTAACCGTTACAGACCATGCCGATACGCTTGAAAAAGCTTTTATTGGTGCATTGGCGAAGGCAAAAAAATCTTTAACTACTACTTTCGAAAAAATGAAAGCGTATTAA
- a CDS encoding DUF559 domain-containing protein, whose translation MDRNRIKTNSEFWIKKIERNIQRDAEVNTHLEAQNWKVFRFWSNDIKKNLDSCIIEIQKAIAERQV comes from the coding sequence ATTGACAGAAATCGTATCAAAACAAATAGCGAATTCTGGATTAAAAAAATTGAACGGAATATTCAGAGAGATGCTGAAGTCAATACACATTTAGAAGCCCAAAACTGGAAGGTTTTTCGTTTTTGGAGTAATGACATCAAAAAGAATTTGGATTCCTGTATTATTGAAATTCAAAAAGCAATTGCAGAAAGACAAGTTTGA
- a CDS encoding DUF262 domain-containing protein: protein MKLKASITSNSMKLIDVFNKITSGALITGPDFQRKLVWKKQHKYAFIKTILLNFPFPEVYIASSEVDVVTLQAKEIVVDGQQRLTTIVDYIKGSGDFANQNQVTPFDELSIDDKKDFLNYSVTVKDLKDIGIDNIKEVFKRINSTDYSLNSNEILNAQFGDGEFSIFCKQIVYKDFEPSEEITDVILDSNTKTKLNSFFEDKKIFSDNDVRRMFDIQYIMLLTSTILEGKYFGRSTRINHYLEKYNGSFDVHQSILDKVIKSIHLIDSLKLSSSSYWFNKANLFTLIIEFSKVDENLIDLDILESKLLELEKKVDVYFTDEDISMISDEERKYFEFARQGSHELAAREHRAKVIRDLITESTAKAEGEAKAEIEIEIEIENKNLEMLANHNIDFSILIPTETGLKKSIMDAVSGVREFLKTNDLHNYETQESGPDHKKKLEGYFITDTDKIKTEISLYRSNGRGDFRIWFSDLKSFVSEKEELALLNIEKTIYILNVSRYNYEDNPNLITKA, encoded by the coding sequence ATGAAATTAAAAGCAAGTATAACGTCAAACAGCATGAAACTGATTGATGTGTTTAATAAAATAACTTCTGGAGCACTAATAACAGGTCCCGATTTTCAAAGAAAATTAGTTTGGAAAAAACAACATAAATATGCTTTTATCAAAACCATTTTATTAAACTTTCCTTTTCCAGAGGTTTACATTGCTAGTTCTGAAGTAGATGTCGTAACCCTACAAGCTAAAGAAATTGTTGTAGATGGACAACAAAGATTAACTACAATTGTAGATTATATAAAAGGCTCTGGAGACTTTGCTAACCAGAATCAAGTAACTCCTTTTGATGAATTAAGCATAGATGATAAAAAAGATTTTCTAAATTATTCTGTAACCGTAAAAGACTTAAAGGACATCGGTATAGATAATATTAAAGAGGTATTTAAAAGAATTAATAGTACTGATTATTCGCTAAACTCAAATGAAATTCTTAATGCACAATTTGGCGACGGTGAATTTTCAATATTTTGCAAGCAGATTGTTTATAAAGATTTTGAACCTTCAGAAGAAATTACAGATGTTATTTTAGATAGTAATACCAAAACAAAACTTAATTCTTTTTTCGAGGATAAAAAAATATTTAGCGATAATGATGTAAGAAGAATGTTTGACATACAATATATAATGTTACTAACATCAACAATTTTAGAAGGCAAATACTTTGGAAGAAGCACTAGGATTAATCATTACTTAGAAAAATATAATGGAAGTTTTGATGTTCATCAATCCATTTTAGACAAAGTAATTAAATCTATTCATTTAATTGACAGCCTTAAACTTTCATCAAGTAGTTATTGGTTTAACAAAGCAAATCTATTTACTCTAATAATTGAATTTAGCAAAGTAGATGAAAATCTTATAGATTTGGATATTTTAGAATCAAAACTATTAGAATTAGAAAAAAAAGTTGATGTATATTTTACTGATGAAGACATAAGCATGATCTCTGACGAGGAAAGAAAGTATTTCGAATTCGCAAGACAAGGAAGCCATGAATTGGCTGCAAGAGAACATCGCGCAAAAGTAATAAGAGATTTAATAACAGAATCTACAGCTAAAGCCGAAGGCGAAGCTAAAGCCGAAATTGAAATTGAAATTGAAATTGAAAATAAAAATCTGGAAATGTTAGCCAATCATAATATTGACTTTTCTATTCTTATTCCAACAGAAACAGGCCTAAAAAAAAGTATAATGGATGCTGTATCTGGAGTTAGAGAATTTTTAAAAACAAATGACCTTCATAATTATGAAACTCAAGAATCTGGGCCAGATCACAAAAAAAAACTAGAAGGTTATTTTATTACTGATACAGATAAAATTAAAACTGAAATCTCATTATACCGCTCAAATGGAAGGGGGGATTTTAGAATATGGTTCAGTGACTTAAAATCTTTTGTAAGTGAAAAAGAGGAATTAGCTTTATTAAACATTGAAAAAACTATCTATATATTAAACGTATCAAGGTATAATTATGAAGACAATCCTAATTTAATTACGAAAGCATAA
- a CDS encoding DNA cytosine methyltransferase, producing the protein MLNYIYISKINYNITLTHIELFAGCGGMSLGLDSAGFELFFANELSPMAGETFAYNILNENLQSLSQKKESAIKSLWIKSNYPKNDLENRLRENPFSTSNGNFSDLQEDINLKEKLLIGNIDHLLDFLNENPAIIQELKEENIDLISGGPPCQSFSLAGRREKDNHKNQLPLSFAKFAGLVQPKTVLLENVKGITSPFTEGEDENKQKYYAWLEVSKAFVLEGFVPICMMLNSKYFGVPQNRPRFILQAYRKDIFDNLKQLHLNNEILLISERFYNLVIANNNNLEKISIKDFKYYDIENNPELFNGIILPKISHLNDDFITTYDAIEDIKNASIKYELNKTNGQYPNLINSIFSFDLDNSTQIRNHEERNHNFLVKSRFRFYQVVDQFQNGLKKDAIDLFTGKTISKNQLDKLNVEFSKHKLLFIENNIEVYKAPKDIETIEALIKSIPTRKHSQRALRKFEPAPAQLTIPDDLCHYDPDEPRTLTVREMARFQSFPDWYEFRSKVTTGGKMRKFEVPQYTQVGNAVPPLLALALGELIKIQIQSLQ; encoded by the coding sequence ATGTTAAACTATATTTACATCTCTAAAATTAATTATAATATCACATTGACACATATTGAGCTGTTTGCAGGATGCGGGGGAATGAGTCTAGGATTAGATTCCGCTGGATTCGAGTTGTTTTTTGCTAATGAATTATCTCCTATGGCGGGAGAAACTTTTGCATATAATATTTTAAATGAAAACTTACAATCTCTTTCACAAAAAAAAGAAAGCGCCATTAAATCACTTTGGATTAAAAGTAATTATCCAAAAAACGATTTAGAGAATAGATTGCGCGAGAATCCCTTTTCTACTTCAAATGGAAATTTCTCTGATCTACAAGAAGATATCAACCTAAAAGAAAAACTACTGATAGGAAATATTGATCATTTATTAGATTTTCTTAATGAAAATCCAGCAATCATACAGGAACTAAAAGAAGAAAACATTGATCTAATTTCTGGTGGCCCTCCTTGCCAAAGCTTTAGTCTAGCAGGAAGAAGGGAAAAAGATAATCACAAAAACCAACTACCTCTTTCTTTTGCAAAATTTGCAGGACTAGTACAACCTAAAACAGTTTTGTTAGAAAATGTTAAAGGAATAACATCCCCTTTTACCGAAGGAGAGGATGAAAACAAGCAAAAATATTACGCTTGGTTGGAAGTTTCAAAAGCATTTGTTTTAGAAGGTTTTGTCCCTATTTGTATGATGTTGAATTCAAAATATTTTGGGGTTCCTCAAAATAGACCAAGATTTATTTTACAAGCATATAGAAAAGACATATTTGATAATTTAAAGCAATTGCATTTAAATAATGAAATTCTTTTAATTTCTGAGAGATTCTATAACTTAGTAATTGCTAACAATAATAATCTAGAAAAGATTTCGATAAAAGATTTTAAATATTATGATATCGAAAACAATCCAGAATTATTCAATGGAATAATTTTACCCAAAATATCTCATTTAAATGATGACTTTATTACTACTTATGATGCCATTGAAGATATAAAGAATGCATCCATTAAATATGAATTAAACAAAACCAACGGTCAATATCCTAATTTAATCAACAGCATATTTTCTTTTGATTTAGATAATTCAACTCAAATTAGAAATCATGAAGAAAGAAATCACAACTTTTTGGTCAAATCGAGATTTCGATTCTATCAAGTAGTAGATCAATTTCAAAATGGATTAAAAAAAGATGCCATCGATTTATTTACTGGTAAAACCATTTCAAAAAATCAACTAGATAAATTAAACGTTGAATTTTCTAAACATAAATTATTGTTTATTGAAAATAATATAGAGGTTTATAAAGCCCCTAAAGATATTGAAACAATAGAAGCTTTAATTAAATCTATACCAACACGTAAGCACTCACAAAGAGCTTTAAGAAAATTTGAGCCCGCCCCTGCACAATTAACTATTCCGGATGACTTATGTCATTATGATCCCGACGAACCTCGTACTCTAACTGTTCGTGAAATGGCTAGATTTCAATCTTTTCCAGACTGGTATGAATTTAGATCTAAAGTAACAACAGGTGGTAAAATGAGAAAATTTGAAGTCCCACAATATACCCAAGTGGGAAATGCGGTACCGCCCCTCTTAGCACTTGCGTTAGGTGAATTAATTAAAATACAAATACAATCTTTACAATAA
- a CDS encoding AsmA-like C-terminal region-containing protein, whose translation MKAALLHIKNFFQSLHLKKYARRFGFFTLGIIALLLLACGGLSIYFNQNKTEIITKINSKINENINGKFHIGDFHYKFLTGFPNFTLALKEVEVKDNQWPTHQHTLLKAKEIEVRLNIWSLVHDEINIRKILINDAAIYVYKAPNGYSNANIFKPKKKKAPEDQSDTETTIDQIELNGVHFTLNNLLGHKLFDFDVDRLQSKVKHDGDNWQTDVYLNTQIKSLAFNTVHGSFAKQKELKGTFAVAYSAPKERIDVVTKGLKIGTDSFDIIAFFNLAKGNALFGINISTSILWQNASNLLSTNISSKLNRFNLKKEIEVNCDIKGDFNAEGDPRIVVQAIAKNNELSIPDGLIKDCHFKGIFTNNFKPTAGYNDANSAIILTKFTGEYENIPLTIPQLSINNLEKPLATGNLSSDFDIERLNQISNDKWIQFTSGHAKANLAFQFDIVDLFITKPRFIGKIDVDDASFHYIPKNVRAVKTNIHLDFTEKALLIKQIAYKHNKNTIFIEGEIDNFLNLYYDAPEKMIVNWKIYCPNIDLKQFLGVLASSQKVKGSAKTAKRPTISNHLRSVIDKCSVVIDIKADKINYNKLVATNTTARIQMLDSKLLIKNGSLQTSGGTITFDSEVVPNGKNYAFSSNAQVNRVEIASFLKSFNNFGIQSFSPNNIKGKLTSTASVNGFINSRGELISNSMRGKLDFKVNQGALVNFEPIVKIGKFAFPFRDVENITFSHLSGQLNMRGEQIDINNLTISSNVLNIDVNGIYSFGRGTNLALTVPLRNSKNDAKLATQAERDAVRERGIVLHLLAIDDNGKMKIKWGKRDK comes from the coding sequence ATGAAAGCAGCTTTACTCCACATCAAAAACTTTTTTCAATCGCTTCATTTAAAAAAATACGCCAGACGTTTTGGCTTTTTCACATTAGGAATCATTGCGTTACTCCTTCTTGCCTGTGGTGGATTATCGATTTATTTTAACCAAAATAAGACTGAAATTATCACTAAGATCAACTCCAAAATCAATGAAAACATCAACGGTAAATTTCATATTGGAGATTTTCATTATAAGTTTCTGACTGGTTTTCCCAACTTTACTTTGGCCTTAAAGGAGGTTGAAGTCAAAGACAATCAATGGCCCACACACCAGCATACTTTATTAAAAGCTAAAGAAATTGAGGTGCGCCTGAACATTTGGAGTTTGGTACATGACGAAATCAACATTCGTAAAATCCTCATCAACGACGCGGCTATCTATGTGTATAAAGCGCCGAACGGCTACTCGAATGCCAATATCTTTAAGCCGAAAAAGAAAAAAGCACCGGAAGACCAATCAGATACCGAAACTACAATTGACCAGATTGAACTAAACGGAGTTCATTTTACGTTAAACAATTTGCTTGGGCATAAATTGTTTGATTTTGATGTCGATCGCTTACAATCGAAAGTAAAGCATGACGGCGACAACTGGCAAACCGACGTTTATCTAAACACCCAAATTAAAAGTCTTGCTTTTAATACCGTACACGGAAGTTTTGCAAAACAAAAAGAACTCAAAGGTACTTTTGCAGTAGCTTACTCTGCTCCAAAAGAAAGAATTGACGTGGTGACTAAGGGCCTAAAAATTGGAACAGACTCTTTTGATATCATCGCTTTTTTTAATCTGGCTAAAGGAAATGCACTTTTCGGAATCAATATCAGTACGTCTATTTTGTGGCAAAATGCGTCGAATTTATTATCGACAAACATCAGTTCCAAGCTTAACCGATTTAATCTGAAAAAAGAAATTGAGGTGAATTGCGACATCAAAGGCGACTTTAATGCCGAAGGTGATCCCAGAATTGTCGTTCAGGCAATTGCCAAAAACAACGAACTTTCTATACCGGATGGATTGATTAAAGACTGTCACTTTAAAGGCATTTTCACCAATAATTTCAAACCAACGGCCGGTTATAACGATGCCAATTCGGCTATTATTTTAACGAAATTTACGGGGGAATACGAAAACATTCCGCTTACCATTCCGCAATTGTCGATCAATAATCTCGAGAAACCGCTGGCCACCGGAAATCTAAGTTCTGATTTCGATATTGAAAGACTCAACCAAATAAGCAACGACAAGTGGATTCAGTTTACAAGCGGTCATGCCAAAGCCAACCTTGCGTTTCAGTTTGACATTGTTGATCTGTTCATTACCAAACCGCGTTTTATTGGCAAAATAGATGTTGACGATGCCTCGTTTCATTATATTCCGAAGAATGTTCGTGCCGTAAAAACCAACATTCATCTTGACTTTACCGAGAAAGCTTTACTCATCAAACAAATTGCTTACAAACACAATAAGAATACGATTTTCATCGAAGGAGAAATTGACAATTTCCTGAACCTCTATTATGATGCTCCCGAAAAAATGATTGTAAACTGGAAAATCTATTGTCCTAATATCGATCTCAAACAATTTCTGGGCGTTCTGGCCAGTTCACAAAAAGTAAAAGGCTCGGCCAAGACTGCCAAAAGACCCACGATTTCGAATCACCTGAGAAGTGTAATCGACAAATGCTCGGTGGTGATCGATATCAAAGCCGACAAAATCAATTACAACAAACTCGTTGCCACCAATACCACAGCCCGAATTCAGATGCTGGACTCGAAACTGCTCATTAAAAACGGCTCGCTGCAAACGTCCGGAGGCACTATTACTTTTGACAGTGAAGTGGTGCCAAACGGAAAAAACTATGCTTTCAGTTCGAATGCTCAGGTAAACAGGGTCGAAATTGCAAGCTTTCTGAAATCGTTTAACAATTTCGGGATTCAGTCTTTTAGCCCCAACAACATCAAAGGAAAACTAACGAGTACAGCCAGCGTAAACGGTTTTATCAATAGTCGTGGCGAATTGATTAGCAACTCGATGCGCGGAAAACTGGATTTTAAAGTCAATCAGGGCGCTTTGGTTAACTTTGAGCCTATTGTGAAAATCGGCAAGTTTGCCTTTCCGTTTCGCGATGTTGAGAACATCACCTTTAGCCATTTGTCCGGCCAACTTAATATGCGCGGAGAACAGATCGATATCAACAATCTCACGATAAGTTCCAACGTGCTAAACATCGATGTCAACGGAATTTACTCTTTTGGCCGAGGCACCAATCTCGCCCTCACCGTCCCCCTTCGAAACTCTAAAAACGACGCCAAACTCGCCACCCAAGCCGAACGCGACGCCGTCCGCGAACGTGGGATCGTCCTGCATTTACTCGCCATTGACGATAACGGAAAAATGAAAATTAAGTGGGGGAAGAGGGATAAGTAG
- the trxA gene encoding thioredoxin — MALAITDATFDEVVLKSDKPVMVDFWAAWCGPCRMVGPIIDQLSDEYAGKVVVGKVDVDANQEFAAKYGVRNIPTVLVFHNGEVVGKQVGVAPKQTYADSLDALL; from the coding sequence ATGGCATTAGCAATTACAGATGCTACTTTTGATGAAGTAGTTTTGAAGTCAGATAAACCGGTAATGGTAGATTTTTGGGCAGCATGGTGCGGTCCTTGTAGAATGGTTGGTCCAATCATTGACCAATTAAGCGACGAATACGCAGGTAAAGTTGTAGTAGGTAAAGTAGATGTAGATGCTAACCAGGAATTTGCTGCAAAATACGGTGTTCGTAATATACCAACTGTTTTGGTTTTTCATAACGGTGAAGTAGTAGGGAAACAAGTAGGAGTTGCTCCTAAACAAACCTACGCAGATAGTTTAGACGCTTTGTTGTAA